aagtgtttaatttatttttttgttgtcatttactagcaattcacagtaaatattgttgtagtcATCAGTGGGTAATGTCGACGTAAGCCCCTCTCAACGTTGAAGCAGCGTCGCTTCCACAGAAACCCCAGCTGGAGAATCTTCAGACATGGTTGAGAACAACCAATGCCACTCCATGTATTACATCACTAGGTGGGCCCCTTGTGAACTTGTTACTCCCATGAAAaataagctcatcgtggtggcttataGTGTGGTTGAACAAACAACATAAGGCATAACAAttcatggcgtggagattccagctcgtGGTTacaccaaagttggggtggactgagtggtcaacggttgggatgacctcgAACTGGAGGTACCTAGAGGTGACAGGGAAAAGAAtgtaggagaagccatccatggttggattctatggcccaagcacTACTTAAGGATTCCGCAACCAaatcccccaaccttgggatTATCTCCTTagggctcaagggcaagatcacctacgctATCTGCCAGGGCACGCTCTCCACTAGcggacagggatcctagcatgagtccactatctgacagggatcctagcatgagtccacctccccctattatgagcaaggctacatgGCAAAAGACGCTCTTAGTTTTgactacaaagaagaagcagaagcagcCGAAGGAGAAGTAACCAGAGCCTAAGAAAGCTTACGAGAAGATTGATGTGGAAATCAACGTAGTAGTGGATGttgaggttaaagctcacttcgtACCAAAGTCTCccatgaagaaagatccaccacttgataaggttaaatttcgGGCTTTCATTAGAGgcatggagttggagaaaaagaaaaagccagAGAGCAACCACCACTATTTGACTACAACAGCACAATAACAAAGacttttcagaagaaaaagaaaagtaggTCAAGTATTCCATAGCTTGGAACCCAATCCAACTAATCGATTGCCCCACTCCAGGTGATTTCaaagtttgataagaacctgcttctatatgctaaagatacaaatctcatcgtagctcaacttcgaggggaggatcacatcccaaagcaccaTGGGGCTGGTAAAtgaaaatttgagttagggaaagagcttgtgtggCTGTAGTTGGTGGACTGTCTTTCAataaagatgtacaaattgcaccaatggtacatggaggcttcagccaccggtttactcatgctagaagttcggattggagatcagTATTATTTTCAtggtgatgccattataaatgtgccactcaaggaactttatttcctttacaatatCAAGACGCACTTAACAAATCACTCATTAGTTCTTATGttctataagtgtttaatttgctctaacttcaaaatcttcgctctagtcattgtgggatgtcttatctcctattctattttgtatcatgcaggatggagattcaagcttGCCGAAGGATAGGATTGTATGACGTCGGCTTCATGGACTCGGATATTATAAACAAGACAGATGTAAGAGATAAATAaaatcggaccttgaagaatatatataacttcttggacaagcaacattagaagaagtacatacttctgtcgtacaacttcaagtgagtgtgtttcccatctcttttattttttgaactagcagtAAAAGTAAGACTAAGTAGCTTttcactatgcatatatgtacagcttccactagatactccttgttatcgtggttgatcaAGGCATGGTCTATATCCTGAACTCTCTAAGGAgaccaagaaatcaatacaccgaTGTCATAGACATTCTTAATagagcatgggctcgcttccatCAACGTCACTCAAGTGAATTtaaggagcaacttcatatccactttgaattcccggtatgtattgaatttgcacatctcatgtcacttccttgaacccaacaaatatttcataacttcttttaccgtatatatagtgtttgagatagaatctgaagaataatttatgcggatactacgtatatGAGTgtatccatggctttgtaggttcCAAGCGTATAACTGACCATGAgttcagagtacgtatacaaatttcttaacaataaattaattCTAATTGTtcagatccattgatctaatataataacctttgctaatgacatagattatgcacatgaaaGAGGAACTCCTCGAGAtagaaaaaatcagggcaattcaataACAACTTAGTGGAATTCTTTTagatgaggtagtaaatccagtaggagagttccataatgatggatcaaatatacatcaccgtcaggactcgggtcCAGAATAGTTGatctaaaatgttgaacttggagagttgatgcaacgtaatattattcatatacgtgtatgcacaatatgtctatgtataatattatcttaattgtaatattatagatcaaatacaacttcaTATATTGCGTATTCgtaagaaaaaaatacaaaatactaatatagaataaagaaacagaaaagaaaagaaaagaaaagaaatataaaagaaaaaaagaatttagtatcggttggtctCCCCAGCCAGTACTAAAGGAACCCTTTTGTACTGACTTAGCAATACTGGTTGCacaattggtactaaaggggggtttggaCCTAGTACTGAAGGCGCTTCCTCAGCAGTGGCTCACCTCTCCATTAGTGTTGGGGAGCCCACTCTATCGCTTTATCGTCTCTCTTCCATGTAAGCAAAATGATACTTGGCCGGCCTCCTATGAGCCAGCTGAGTTGTTATTGATTGAGGACGCCTCACAGATGCTTTCCAGTAGCAGGCCGATAGGCATTATTTAAACCCTTCGTAGGCACTAACCCAGCAATAGCATCACAACGTTTTGTGACAAACGTAACACACAGAGTGACGGAGAGACAAACTACAATGTCGGCAGGTTCCAAGAGCGTCCTAGTTCCCACTGATGCCGAGCTGCTGCAGGCACAAGCAGATCTATGGCGCCACAGCCTCTACTACCTCACCTCCATGGCGTTCAAGTGTGCCGTCGAGCTCGGCGTCCCAACTGCCATCCATAACCTGGGAGGGGCTGCATCGGTGAAGGACCTGGTAACAACACTATCCCTCCCGGAAACTAAGCTGCCGTTCCTGCGCCGTGTGATGCGGTTGCTGGTCACCTCTGGCATCTTTGCATCTGAAAGCAGCGCCGATGTGGAGACCTACCGCCTCAACCCTCTCTCCTGGCTCCTGGTGGAAGGTGTGGATGCTGAAGACCACACCAACCAGAGAAGTTTCGTGTTAGCCACTGTCTCGCGGCATTATGTTGAAGCAGCGATGTCCCTTGCTGACTGGTTCAAGAAGGATTTGGCGCCCCCTCTCCCATCGCCGTTCGAGGAACTACATGGTGTGCCACTCCTTCATGAGAAAACACCACTCTTGGACAAAGATCTTCACGACGTTGTTCTTGAAGGTTTGGCAGCACATGACAATTTGGCAATAGGAACAATTATGCGGGAGTGCCATGATCTTTTCCGGGGGGTGCAGTCGCTAACTGACTGCTGTGGGGGAGATGGCACCACGGCGAGGGCTATCGTCAGGGCCCACCCTAACATCAAGTGCACCGTGCTTGACCTACCAGAAGTCATCAAGACTGCACCAGCTGATGGTGTCATAAACTACGTTGCGGGTGACATGTTCAAATCTGTCCCGCCATCTCAAGCTGTGTTGCTCAAGGTATGAAGTGGTAAAAAAGATTAACTAGGGGCTATTCTTCCATGCACGGTATATTGTTGAAAAAAAGTTATATGAGCATCCATTTGTGCTTTTGAAATTGACACTTGTATTAAGCATTATCATTATATCCCCATCTTATTATTAGAACTTCACTAAATGCAATATAGATTTATGATTTTTGACAACTTTCTGTAGCTTGTACTGCATCACTGGAGCGATGAGGATTGTGTGAAGATCTTAGAACAATGCAAGAAGGCAATTCCTTCCCGAGAAGAGGGAGGGAAGGTGATCATTATAGAAATAGTTCTTGGCCCTTCTTTAGGTCCAATAATGTTTGAAGCCCAACTCCTGCTGGACATGCTCATGATGGTGAATACCAGAGGCAGGCAGAGGGATGAAAATGACTGGCGTGAAATTTTCATGAAAGCAGGGTTCAGTGACTATAAGATTGTTAAGAAAGTGGGAACTCGTGGTGTTATCGAGGTCTACCCATAAGACTACTGCAGTCCTAAATGAAGAATATGCTTATAGTGTGGTTCAGTACGGACCGTATGCTGTGAGCAGATAAATAAACGAAGTGCCTTGTTCCCTGAACAGAGGTATATGAATCTTAAGGTAGATGAACTAAGCTTTTATTACTTTGAGATCCATATAGCTTCTGTTTTAGAAACTAGCACTATTATGCTTCCTTTGTGCCATATTCCTATGTTTGCTCCACCGAGAGACAGTTTGGTGCTTGTTGATCAGTATTTGATGTAATTCCAAAATAAGATGTGTAATGTATTGTCATGTTACATCGTTGAGTGGCACTATTATTACTTACAAATTTACAATATATAAAAATACTGTGATGTCTGTCAGGTGGAAAAGAATCGATGGTGATTAATTATATATGTCCCAAATATTTTTGGTATATCCTGCTGATCGGTTAAGATTATACAATAAGTTGATTTGATTGCGGTAATAGCAGTCAATTAGAAGTTTCTGGCTTTTATCATGCCAAGTCCAGAGTAGTATAAAGGTGTCATTGGACTTGTTCAGTACTGTTATATGCCTCATGTGCTCGATAAGGCTAGTGAAATAGTTCGTGGCCTCCATTGACATGTTAAATCTCGCATGTACTATGTCAACGATCAAAAATCCTTATTTTGTAAATCTACTATGTCCAAGGGGTGCATCGGTGATATGCTGAAGCTTGTCCCAATATAAACAATCTCCATAACGAAAGTAGATGTGAAAGTATAGAAAATCCTTATTTTGTAATTTTGATGTTTTTGTTTGCATGGAGGTCCATTTGGTTTATCTGGACCATTGGGCTTTATTCATACTTCTCCGTCAACCAGTGGTCTGGCATGGGTTAATAATTTTTTAGAGGTAAAAGTATAGAAACTTATATAAAAAAACTGGGATCGTAGTATGAAAAAACTCGCTACCAAAGAAAAATAATTCTGAATGACTTGAGGAGTCCCAATGATAAAGATTTGAGATAACCATGGGATCATTATCTTGATTGTACGCAATCCTCTACCTAGAGTGATCGTATATGTGATGACAAGGCTGCATTTTCCGGCTGACTTTTGACTTCTCCTCTTGGGAGAAATTTTCCTAATCAAATGGTTGCGATTACAATTGGGCAATAAAGATGAAGTACAGATGTGTAGACAATTTAATATGTGGATCCTTCCATGTGCACATCATTAGTGTGATCTCGTCGTCATGGTACATGTTAATGCATTTTTCTTCCATTTCCCTTTATTTATTCAAAGAGAAAGCACCTAAAGTTTTTCTTACGGTAATGCTATACTACACGCGTCCGAACCAAGAGAAAAAATCGAACACGGAGTGCTGGCCTCCGGCCCCACGCCACCTCAAGTACGTAGGCTCGTAGTCATCCATCTCCCGTTTCATCACTTATCTTTATCCACTCGTTTTTTTCTCGAGAGTCCAGACTCTCTTCATCCCCGACCTTCCGTTTCTCTTCCAATCCAAAGACCAGCGAGATGTGGGGGATGATGCAGGGGTGGCGGCTCTCCAGCAAGCACGTTGGCAGGTGGAGCATCGTGACGTGCGCGGTGCTGCGAGCTCGAGCATGTACGGTGGAGCCTCGACGGACGGCATGATGAGAGAGCGGCGAGCTCGGCCACTGCAACACGATGAGCGAGATTGTGGTGCGCGGCGAGCTTGTGACCTCATCTCCCTCATCTAGCGCAAGCCCGTGACCTCATCTCCCTCATCCAGATGTGCAGTAGCCTGGCAGAGCTCCTCGCCGAAGGAGGCTGTTGTTGTCCAGGGGTCGGAGATGGTATTGACTGGAGGAGCAGGACAGCAACGACGCCTAGGCCGGATGCGTGGGACATGATGTTGTTTTTCGGTGTTGCACTATATCATTTTACATGTTGCAAATTGATTATTTCCGATGTTACTGAAAATATAAAACGAGATGTTACATActttttctttgatgttgcaacatAAGATTTTTGTTAGTTGCATTAGCTTTTTCTCAATGTTGCATGAGATATTCTCTGATGTTTCAAAAGATAATTTTGCAAAGTCATCGTGATTCAAAGAAAAGGAAGTGATTCAAATAGGATGTTGTGTGAAACATCTCAAAATGTTGCGGTGagaatttattttttcttcggATATCCAAAAACGGATGCTTAGAAGCTGTATCTagcatatatttttttgatGCTGCAAAAGATATATCTCCTTGTTGCAGAGTCTGTTTTTGTTGTTACAACGGACCGTCCGATGATGAAACTTCCATCGGACGTCCGGCA
This genomic window from Setaria viridis chromosome 8, Setaria_viridis_v4.0, whole genome shotgun sequence contains:
- the LOC117833851 gene encoding probable O-methyltransferase 2 encodes the protein MSAGSKSVLVPTDAELLQAQADLWRHSLYYLTSMAFKCAVELGVPTAIHNLGGAASVKDLVTTLSLPETKLPFLRRVMRLLVTSGIFASESSADVETYRLNPLSWLLVEGVDAEDHTNQRSFVLATVSRHYVEAAMSLADWFKKDLAPPLPSPFEELHGVPLLHEKTPLLDKDLHDVVLEGLAAHDNLAIGTIMRECHDLFRGVQSLTDCCGGDGTTARAIVRAHPNIKCTVLDLPEVIKTAPADGVINYVAGDMFKSVPPSQAVLLKLVLHHWSDEDCVKILEQCKKAIPSREEGGKVIIIEIVLGPSLGPIMFEAQLLLDMLMMVNTRGRQRDENDWREIFMKAGFSDYKIVKKVGTRGVIEVYP